CCTATCAGCTTTATCAAACTCCCCTCGGCGGGAGTTGATCAGACGCTTTACATTTCTCTTGTTGTTTTTGTAAGTTTCGTTTTTTTGATTCTTGTTTTGATTCTTATTTACAGATACAAGACAATCCAGGCGCATTATAAACATTTTCATTATGTGCTTCAGCAAAGAGGTCTGGATGACAAGACGATCAAAAAGCTTTTTAAATTCATCAATAAACACAACTATACATTGGAATTACTCTTAAGCAATGAGCAGCTTGTCCACAAGGCTTGCCAAGAGTATGGGCTGGATGAAGAGGAGGTGAAAAAGAAATTAGGGTATGACAGGAAGGCTCTTTTAGAAGAGTATATGAAGAGAATGGAATCGTTGAGAAAAAAATGGAATAGAAAGTAGATTCAGCAAATCTCTTTCATAAATCCTGCAAAGATTTTTGTCGAGAGTTCGACTCTTTCTATAAAACTCTGTTTGTTTGCCCTTTCATGTATCGTATGATCTCCATCCCCATAAGGTCCAAGTCCGTCAAGGACGATAGACCCCGCACTTGCCGCAATGTTTGCATCACTACCTCCCCCTCGATGTTCTTTTTTTATCTTCTTCTGGCTCCATGATTCAATATCTTCTAAAAATTGAAGCTGTTTGTTCGACTCTTCCCATACATCTCGTTGCAGTCCCCCTCTTAGTGCTGAAGTCGTACCTGGAATATAGGCTGTATTGACAATTTCATGTATCTGCTCGAGGACTCTATCACGCTCTTTGGAGGAGGTGAAACGAGTCTCAAAGGTAACGAAAGCATAGGGACTTATTGTATTTGCACCTATGCCGCCTTCGATTTTCCCCACATTGACCGTCGTTCCTTCATTCAAATCACTTAAATGGGAAAGTGCTAAAATCTTGTGAGCGGCTTCTTGATTTGCATCGATTCCTTGTATGTAACAGTTCCCTGCATGAGCGGCTTTGCCCTTGATTTCTATAGTGAAAGTGCCTATTCCCTTTCGTGCCGTGACAACTTCACCATTATTCCCGGCTGCTTCATACACTAAGCAGTAATCATAATTTCGTGCAGTATTATATGTAAGCAACCGAGAGTCATCACTCCCTGTTTCTTCATCGCTCACCAGTAAAATGTCTATATTGAAAATCTCGTTCTGTCTTCGTAATGCTTCTATCATAACCATGAGTCCACCTTTCATATCACAAACACCTGGCCCATATATCCAATCTTCATCCTCTTGAAAAAGTTCAAAATTCCCTGGAGGAAATACTGTATCCATATGACCGTGTAAAAGCAACTTTTTGCCGTTTTTATAGGGTGATTGAAAAAAAAGATGGTCTCCAATATCTTCTCTTTTATGACGTATGGGAGTATAGCCCAGAGCAGTTAGTTTTTCACACAGCAGGTTTCCTACTTGGTCGACCCCCTTTTTATTTTTTGTATAGGAGTTAATCAGTACGAGTTCTTGCAATTCTCTAAAATCGTGCGACATCAATCGTCCTTTAATGATATTTAATGTATTATAGGAAAAAAATCTTAAAGGATGGATGGATGGGGATCGTTGGAATCTGGATGTATCAAAACGGAGGCGGTGATGTAATCGAAGAAAAAATGAGTAGACGACTTGAAGAGATGGGGCATGAAGTTGAAAAAGGGATCAATCTCCGATATGCAGTTGCAGAAAGTGTAAGGATGCTTTTTCAAGATCTCAATCTGTATGACTTGGACTGTTTTTTCAGTTACAATGCTGGCGAACAGACGAAATATCAGGTCTATATGTATGAGACATTAGATAGGCATGTTCCTTGCATCAACAACTTTAAAGGTTTCCGTATAAGTGAAGACAAGTTTCAAACCAATGATTTGTTACGAAAAAATGGTATACGGACTGCAGAATATTTCCTATGTCACAGAGAAGATATTGACACGATACGACAAAAGGTTCTGGAGTGGGGTAAAGCGGTATTTAAAACCGTAGACGGCTGGGGAGGCTTAGGAATGGCACTCGTGGATAGTAAAGATAAACTCGATATGATTCTCCCTTTTTTAAATCAGACAGATTTTCGTTTCTTCTATATAGAAAAGTTCATTGATTATGATGGAAGTGATTATCGTATTGATCTGGTTGATGGAGAGTTTATTGCTTGTTATGGGAGAAAAGCGAAAAAGGGTGATTGGAGAACGAATGTAACAAGTGGAGGTAGCGTGATATTACGAGATTGTGATGAAGAGGTTATTGAAATAGCAAAAAAAGCTGCAAAAGCTATTGATATAGAAATAGCAGGTGTAGATCTTGTTTATGATAGAGAACATGAAGAGTATGTGGTGCTGGAAGTTAATGGTATTCCAGCTTTTGCAACACCTGAACAAGAAAAAATGGGCCTGGATTTCAATGACAAAAAAATAGAAAAAATAGTTCAACTTATAGATAGAAGGATAAAAAATGGCTAGAAAACTTCCCAAAATCGGGCTTTTGTATCTCGATTATGTATTACGTTTTTTTGATAGGAGCAATTTTAGAGGCTGGCCCGATAAAATCGAGACTGTCGTGTATCACTGGAAAGGTGATGAGGAACGATTTATTAATGAGGTAAAAAAGAAAAAAATAGATGTATTAATAGGAAATATTCCTGCTACGGCATATGAAACGTTTCGTAAAATTGCAAGAGAGCTTCCAAATGTTCGTTTCGTTCCGAGTCTCGATGCACAATTTGCTAATAAAAGCAAGGAGAATGTAACTCGATTTTGCTGGAAATACGATATCCCAGTTCCCAAAACCTACATTTTTTATGATAAAGATGAAGGGATGAGGTTTTTAGAAAAAACCGATTACCCTAAAATCATCAAAAGAAGCTACGGACCAAGTAATTATGGCGGATACTATGTGCATAAAGTGGATAGTTTCGAAGAAGCGAAAAACCTTCTTGAAACAAAACAATACTGTCCGATATATATACAGGATTTCGTTCCTATGAGTGCCGATATCAGGGTGATGCTAATCGGTCATAAACCTGTATGTGCTTTTTGGAGGCGGCCACCTGAAGGACACTGGCTTACAAATACAAGCCAAGGGGGAAGCATCGATTATATGAATGTGCCTCAAGGAGTGTTGGATCTGGCTGTGAAGGTAAGCAAAGCGGCAAATGCAGAGTATTGGGCGTGTGATATTGCAGTAGGGAAAGAGGATGGTAAATATCGAATCCTTGAATGCGCTACCGCATTCGCTGCATTTCCTTACATCAGAGATTGGATAGGGCAGTATCTCATGTGGAAACTCAGCAACGGAGCATTCCCAAAGCCAAATATTCCAATTTACAACTGGGAGGAACTTGGTAAAATTGATGGATCACTCCTCAGAACAATGCGTTATATAACATTTGGTAGATACACTCCAAGTTTTGATGGAGCATATTTTCTCAATCGCCAGAAGATGGAAGAAGATGGTGGTGTAAAAGCTTTGTGGGAGCTTGATGAGCGGTATCCGATGCTCAATACCGAAGATAGAGACTATGAAGAGTGGCCAAGTGAACAGTGGGATTTTACAAACAAGTGTAAACATTTTTGGAAAAGGAAGAAGAACGAACAGGAGAAAAGAACGAATGAGGAGGGAGAAGAGCATACATTCCATGAACCACCGGAAGCAGAGCCGGTAAGAATTGAAGAAGAGGAGATTATTCAATTCTTAGAAAAAACATTGGGAAAAAAGAGAGCGAAAAAGATTTTGGATCAGATGGATGCGTTCAATATAGCATATTCACTGGATAATAATCCAGATAGTTTATTAGAACTTAAAGGGATTAAGGATAAAACTCTGCAAAAACTTCTCAAAGCATGGGAAGAGATGAAAAAGGAAATGATTGAAGCATAATTATCTTTCATATCAAGATACGATACAATTTTTAGAGGATATGGTGAAGCGATATCCCCACCTCATCCAAGTGCAAACGATTGGAACGACATGGGAGAATCGCCCGATTATCCTAGCCACCATTAGTCAAAATGTCGAATTTGCCCATCTAAAACCAGCCCTTTTGTATACAGGTACTATTCATGCACGAGAATGGATAGGCAATGAATTGGCGGTTGCCTTTATTCGATATATCTTGACGCATAGTTCATCCAATCCCAAGGTTATGGAAGCATTGGCAAAAAGCACACTTTATATCGTTCCAGTCCTCAATCCCGACGGATTTGAATATTCAAGAACACACTACTCCTTTTGGCGCAAAAACAGACGAAAAAATCCTGATGGAAGCTATGGTGTGGATCTTAATCGTAACTTTAGCGTAGGATGGGTGAAAAGCAGTAACTACTCCTCCAATATTTATGGCGGACCAGCCCCTTTTAGCGAGCCGGAAACGAAAGCCATAAAAGAGTTTGTAAATTCCCATCCCAATATCACGATTGCTTTGGATTACCACTCTCAAGGAAATGTTTTTTTCCCGGCACACAAATTCAATCATGAAGCGGAAATAGATGGTACAGATCTCAATGTCCTTTGTGCAAATATGAACTATGAGATTTTTAAAGTGACCGGGAGAAAGTATGGTATCCATAGAGGAAAGCCTCCTACAAAACTGATCAGTGGAAGTGGTAGGGAATACTACTATTCCAAAGGTATCTTAGCCAGTGTCGTTGAGGTGGGTACGAAAAATATACCAGACTATTTACAAAATATGAGCGAATCAATCAATGAAAACATCCCTGCACTTTTATATGCTCTTACAGAAGCCTCCAATTATGCTCCATTGCATCCACCGAGGGTAGAGTTTTTTACTATCAAGGAAAGCAGCAGCAATGCTGTGACTCTCCAATGGGAATATGACATAGAAGCAAACACAGGAGTCTATTTTGAAATATACAGAAACGAACAGCACAAAGAGGCGTGTCGTGAACCTTCACTCATAGGGACAACCACACAGTTGGAGTTTACAGATAGCGATAGAGAGAGTGGAAAACTCTATTTTTACTATATCCGACCGGTCAATCTATTATCTAAACAAAAAGGTCCATTCGCTCCACAAGTAAAGGTGATGACGACACTTGAAAGAGATGAATTTTTTAGAAATCTCTTTCCTGCACCGAAAGATATTGGGTATGTCGCGCAAAAATCCAATAAAAATGCCGATCATTTTGGTAAAAACTCTTTGTTTGTCGGAGTCAATGAAACGTTGGGTATCAGTTATGGGGTCATCCGATTCAAACTGGACTCTGTATCGCTTCAAGCTTTGATCAAAGAGGCCAAGATTAGTCTATATCCATTAAACCGTGTCAATGTAAAAATAGAAAAATATGGAGAGTGGTCCATATCGATTATAGAAAACGTCGATGACATTACCGATTTTGATCAAATTCATAACGCAAAGGTGATTCAAACTTTGGGAGAGACGATCCCCTCCCAACAATTGACACAAGGTATCTGGAAAACATGGAGTTTTAATAGTTATGAGAGGGAACTTTTGCAAGAGGCTATTAAAAAAGGAGAGGTTCTGTTTCGTATTCAAGGACCTACGAAGCTTCCTTTGGGGAGCGATTCTCAAATGATGATGTTCGACATCGGATATGGCCCTTTTGGAGGAGGGATTCATTATAGACCACATCTTGATTTCAAATACACGTTGCCGCCAGTGAAGCTAGAAATTGACCCAAACAAATTAGCCACCATTAGTTCTGACGGTGTAACGCTAGATACACTGAGTTGCGGGTTTGACGATAATGGAAAAGTGGTCTATGGATTTATGGAATTCGATCTAGCAAGTTTGCCAGAAGCCGATACCACAGTGATCACAAATGCTTTCATCAAAATACACAACAAACCGATAAAACCAAGCGGTGAGGATATCCGATATCTTATCGAGTTGGTGGACTTGGAAGAGCTCGATTATGAAAAAATAGAGAAAAGAGAGTCTTTAGGTTTTATCGATTACGAGGTGAGTGAAACGGAACTTGCCAAGAAAGATACCCATCTTTTCTTGTTTGACACATCAAGCAAGATAGAGCTTGAAAATGCACATGCCCAAAATAGAAAAGTTGGATTCATAATCAGACCAACAAAAGCATCACAAACAAAGCACCATATTATAGATTGGTATGATAAAAAGAGCCAAAATGAGGTAAAACTTGATATAGAATATATAAAAAGAAGAAAAAAACCTGTTGGGGGTGTAAAAAATTTGCGTGCTAAAGTCGAGAAGGGTATGGTAAAACTCACTTGGGAAAATCCGACGGATGAGGATTTTGTTGGGGCATATGTAGTGAGAAATAGATTTCATCCACCAAGAAACCCGCATGACGGTGTAAAACTTTATGCCGGAAAAGACAATTATACATATGACAACTTTGGTAATACAAAAATAGAAAAATATTATGCCGTTTTTACTTATGACAATGTTCCAAACTACAGCGAACCTGTTATCTTACATTATTAATCATAAAAGGAGAATCATGAAAAAAACAGTTTTGGGTTTCATGGCTGCCAGCTCTTTGTTTGCGGGAAGCTTTGAATATGGACAAGGAGATTTCAAAATCAAATATAAACTATACAACCAACAGGCTTCTGTATCTACAGATATAAAAACCTATTCTTTGGTAGAACAACATAAGAATATTTTCGAGTCCACCTACTACTACAAATATAACATTAGTTGGATGAAACTGGATCGTTTTACCACGCCTCAACAAAATATCAGACCCCCGTTCCCGACTATAGATATGCCATCCATTTCCCATGAATTGGAAGGATTAGATGCTTCTATTGGTATCGGTAAAGATCTCTATCATCACTCAGAACATGATTATATCGGTTTTGGAGTCGATGTTGGCCTCTCTGTCCCATATAGTGATTCTAATCAAAACAGTAATGGAAGTTTCGATCTCAAAGACTTCAAGATTGATATAACAACGTATAAAATAGGACCTCATATTACTTTTTCCAAATCTTTTCACGAAGTATTGAGCATCTATGGCTCAGTAAATTACTGCTATCAGAC
The Nitratiruptor sp. SB155-2 genome window above contains:
- a CDS encoding M20 family metallopeptidase; the encoded protein is MSHDFRELQELVLINSYTKNKKGVDQVGNLLCEKLTALGYTPIRHKREDIGDHLFFQSPYKNGKKLLLHGHMDTVFPPGNFELFQEDEDWIYGPGVCDMKGGLMVMIEALRRQNEIFNIDILLVSDEETGSDDSRLLTYNTARNYDYCLVYEAAGNNGEVVTARKGIGTFTIEIKGKAAHAGNCYIQGIDANQEAAHKILALSHLSDLNEGTTVNVGKIEGGIGANTISPYAFVTFETRFTSSKERDRVLEQIHEIVNTAYIPGTTSALRGGLQRDVWEESNKQLQFLEDIESWSQKKIKKEHRGGGSDANIAASAGSIVLDGLGPYGDGDHTIHERANKQSFIERVELSTKIFAGFMKEIC
- a CDS encoding ATP-grasp domain-containing protein, with the translated sequence MGIVGIWMYQNGGGDVIEEKMSRRLEEMGHEVEKGINLRYAVAESVRMLFQDLNLYDLDCFFSYNAGEQTKYQVYMYETLDRHVPCINNFKGFRISEDKFQTNDLLRKNGIRTAEYFLCHREDIDTIRQKVLEWGKAVFKTVDGWGGLGMALVDSKDKLDMILPFLNQTDFRFFYIEKFIDYDGSDYRIDLVDGEFIACYGRKAKKGDWRTNVTSGGSVILRDCDEEVIEIAKKAAKAIDIEIAGVDLVYDREHEEYVVLEVNGIPAFATPEQEKMGLDFNDKKIEKIVQLIDRRIKNG
- a CDS encoding M14 family metallopeptidase, which produces MKHNYLSYQDTIQFLEDMVKRYPHLIQVQTIGTTWENRPIILATISQNVEFAHLKPALLYTGTIHAREWIGNELAVAFIRYILTHSSSNPKVMEALAKSTLYIVPVLNPDGFEYSRTHYSFWRKNRRKNPDGSYGVDLNRNFSVGWVKSSNYSSNIYGGPAPFSEPETKAIKEFVNSHPNITIALDYHSQGNVFFPAHKFNHEAEIDGTDLNVLCANMNYEIFKVTGRKYGIHRGKPPTKLISGSGREYYYSKGILASVVEVGTKNIPDYLQNMSESINENIPALLYALTEASNYAPLHPPRVEFFTIKESSSNAVTLQWEYDIEANTGVYFEIYRNEQHKEACREPSLIGTTTQLEFTDSDRESGKLYFYYIRPVNLLSKQKGPFAPQVKVMTTLERDEFFRNLFPAPKDIGYVAQKSNKNADHFGKNSLFVGVNETLGISYGVIRFKLDSVSLQALIKEAKISLYPLNRVNVKIEKYGEWSISIIENVDDITDFDQIHNAKVIQTLGETIPSQQLTQGIWKTWSFNSYERELLQEAIKKGEVLFRIQGPTKLPLGSDSQMMMFDIGYGPFGGGIHYRPHLDFKYTLPPVKLEIDPNKLATISSDGVTLDTLSCGFDDNGKVVYGFMEFDLASLPEADTTVITNAFIKIHNKPIKPSGEDIRYLIELVDLEELDYEKIEKRESLGFIDYEVSETELAKKDTHLFLFDTSSKIELENAHAQNRKVGFIIRPTKASQTKHHIIDWYDKKSQNEVKLDIEYIKRRKKPVGGVKNLRAKVEKGMVKLTWENPTDEDFVGAYVVRNRFHPPRNPHDGVKLYAGKDNYTYDNFGNTKIEKYYAVFTYDNVPNYSEPVILHY